The genome window CAATACATTACCTGTCGTTATAATATCGGAAGGGAAATCAGCAGATGATTGCAATGAATTGAATGATCTATCGTGTCCAGCCATGATAAATCCATCTTGTCCTGAATGATCCGTTTCTTTACAAGTCTCCATATTATTGGAAATCAGATTGTAGCATTTATTTTGACCTGATTTCAGGATTGGATAAAAATACTGAGATTCGAAAACAGAACTAGTGCTTCCATTACTTGACACTGCAATGGCTTTTATTATTTTCCCAGGAAATTGCTGATTTGGTAACAAAGGATTTGCATAAAGAGTAGAATTATTAGATGGAGTGCTTCCATCTGTAGTATAATAAATTGATAAACCTTCGATATCAGTGGATAACGTTACTGTTCCATTATACAATAGAACCGAATTTCTAGCTGGACTAAATGTGATATTTGCAGTTTCTGCCGTTTGAGTTGGAACGGACTGATTATTTTCTGAGGAGTTTCTATTTCGTGTCAGACTTATAATCAACTGAGAATCCAAATTGTTTTATCAATTTCAGGAAGATTGCAAGTCTGCGTAAGCGATAAAATTAATATAATTATAGATTTTTTTTATACAATTGGTTCGCTCAATTATAAATGGTATTATATTCGCAATTTAAAATAATGTCAATAAATTGTTTTTCCTTTTGCGTTCAAATTGTAACAACTCGAGATGCTTTATTTCCTATACTGATCGGTCGATTCTGACTATTTATAATTTGTTTTTTTGGATCGATTCCAGCATAATTGTAAATAGTTGATATTAGATCGCGAACGTGAATTGCAGTTGATCCTTTGGCTGGTTTTTCTCCCTTTTCATCGGTTTCGCCTATCACTTTACCTTTAGATATTTTGCCACCACCAACAAGAGTTGTCCATACTTTTGGATGATGGTCACGTCCATCACGAGTTCCAACATCAGGAGTTCTGCCAAATTCACTGGATAAGACAAACATAGTCTGCTGTAATAGTCCTAAGCCATCAAGATCCTGCAATAATGCAGCAAGCCCTTGATCGGTATCGGACATAATTTTGGTTATTCTCGCTTTATTATTATCGTGAGTATCCCATCCACCAATACTGATCTGAATAAACGGAACTTCTATTTCTGCTAGTCTTTTCGCAATCATAAATGATCTTGCCTGTACAGTTTGTCCATAACGAGTTTGAACTTTTTCTGGCTCTTGCATCCAATCAAAGGCAATCGATTTTGCTGAGTCTCGAAATTCTTTTGCAGCGACGTACATACTGTCCCATCGATCCAGATTTAGAGAATGATTTTGATTTTGAAATTCTTCATTCATTGTTTCGAGAAAATTCTCTCGGCGATCCAATCTCTCTTTAGTGTATTTTCCCCAACTCGGTGTTAGGTTACTGAGCGGTTTGTTAGGATCTCCAATATGAAAACCTGCATGTGCTACACTAAGATATCCTGGGTCTCCAATTTTACCATTGCGAGTTCCCATTGTAACATATCTCGGGAAGTA of Leptospira sp. GIMC2001 contains these proteins:
- a CDS encoding DUF1501 domain-containing protein; the encoded protein is MSINYKFNRLEFLQASASLFAGLTLTPNLLNAVSYRNADSKNSKSSDLSLPSPIKSIIFVNMDGGMSHVDTLDPKANSKFSKVSSSIRGLSVLEPFQKTAKFFNKLSVLRTTYSEDGDHGMAQHLLNTGYRSTETIGIPDLPHMGAMVSYVKSLNLKDGPYFPRYVTMGTRNGKIGDPGYLSVAHAGFHIGDPNKPLSNLTPSWGKYTKERLDRRENFLETMNEEFQNQNHSLNLDRWDSMYVAAKEFRDSAKSIAFDWMQEPEKVQTRYGQTVQARSFMIAKRLAEIEVPFIQISIGGWDTHDNNKARITKIMSDTDQGLAALLQDLDGLGLLQQTMFVLSSEFGRTPDVGTRDGRDHHPKVWTTLVGGGKISKGKVIGETDEKGEKPAKGSTAIHVRDLISTIYNYAGIDPKKQIINSQNRPISIGNKASRVVTI